One genomic segment of Sulfuricella sp. includes these proteins:
- the ppc gene encoding phosphoenolpyruvate carboxylase, translating into MSKLPTDAQLRARVKLFGNLLGNVIKTQEDGHVLAAVEALRKGFIRLRKRDEPNLRLQLEKLVGALDVDTLTHVVRAFSTYFSLVNLAEESWQHHIRRAQVRGGGPLWKGSFDATLREFHAQGITATQLQTLLDKAAYIPVLTAHPTEAKRRTIMEHLRHIFLTGEQLDDPRTGKGQRQELIRLLEQQIQTLWKTDEVRTSKPQVRDEIKNGLFYFRESLFKAVPETYRYLEKAIERVYGPEMAEGEQIRIPNILRFGSWIGGDRDGNPFVTPETTILALRLHKREILRLYLNEVSDLSHVLTHSKRLCLISESMSESLLQDEQRFPAVFGDFRQRFGQEPYRRKLYVMLHRLRHSLNFIEAELEGSSGSPFADAYQSEQEFLSDLYLIRDSLIGHGDTGTAHGELQDLIRQAETFGFYLVHLDIRQESTRHSEAVAELFAQFPGLPDYSALSEEGRLEALGAAISGAQEYRVDKSRLSDATRETFEVLEVMARMRHEISPRAFGAYVISMTHAASHVMEVMFLASLAGLAGRNGKEWFCNISISPLFETIIDLEHIEPVMTSLLDNPVYAALVKCSGNMQEVMLGYSDSAKDGGILASVWSLYDAQTRITALAQSRGIECRLFHGRGGTVGRGGGPTHEAILSQPEGTVRGQIKLTEQGEVLSFKYSNTETASYELSMGMTGLLKASTSLVLGPGQASQDFLDIMDKLAEDGEAAFRGLTDHTPGFIDYFYEATPLTEIGLMNIGSRPSHRKKGDRSKSSVRAIAWVFGWGQSRHTMPAWFGIGTALENWRGNDPERLAKLQRMYAEWPFFRALLSNTQMALFKADMNIAARYAELAERKEEALAIYQTIRDEYNRTVIQVLNIAGAEVLIEENPALALSLARRSPYLDPLNHIQVMLLKRTRDESLPQGQREQWTNPLLRSINAIAGGMRNTG; encoded by the coding sequence GTGTCGAAATTACCCACTGATGCCCAGTTACGCGCCCGAGTAAAGCTCTTCGGAAATCTTCTCGGCAATGTTATAAAAACCCAGGAAGATGGACACGTGCTGGCTGCGGTGGAAGCCTTGCGCAAGGGTTTTATTCGTTTGCGCAAGCGTGATGAGCCAAACCTTCGCTTGCAGCTCGAGAAACTCGTCGGGGCTCTGGATGTTGACACGCTGACGCACGTGGTACGGGCATTCAGCACTTATTTCAGCCTCGTCAACCTGGCCGAGGAATCCTGGCAGCATCACATCCGCCGTGCCCAGGTGCGCGGTGGAGGGCCGCTGTGGAAAGGCTCGTTTGACGCCACGCTGCGCGAGTTCCACGCGCAGGGCATTACGGCCACGCAGTTGCAGACCCTGCTCGACAAGGCGGCCTATATCCCGGTACTGACCGCGCACCCAACAGAAGCCAAGCGCCGCACCATCATGGAGCATTTGCGCCACATTTTCCTGACCGGCGAGCAGCTGGACGATCCGCGCACCGGCAAGGGACAGCGCCAGGAGCTGATTCGACTGCTGGAACAGCAGATCCAGACCCTGTGGAAAACCGATGAAGTGCGCACCAGCAAACCTCAGGTTCGCGACGAAATCAAGAATGGGCTTTTTTACTTCCGGGAAAGCCTGTTCAAGGCCGTGCCTGAAACCTACCGCTATCTGGAAAAAGCCATCGAGCGTGTATATGGGCCGGAAATGGCCGAGGGTGAGCAGATCCGGATACCGAACATCCTGCGTTTCGGTTCCTGGATCGGCGGCGACCGTGATGGTAATCCGTTTGTCACGCCTGAAACGACCATCCTCGCCTTGCGCTTGCACAAGCGTGAGATTTTGCGTCTTTACCTGAACGAGGTGAGTGATCTCAGCCATGTCCTGACTCACTCGAAACGCCTGTGCCTCATTAGCGAATCGATGAGCGAGAGCCTGCTTCAGGACGAGCAGCGTTTTCCCGCGGTATTCGGCGATTTTCGCCAGCGTTTCGGGCAGGAACCCTACCGCCGCAAGCTTTACGTCATGCTGCACCGCCTGCGTCATAGCCTGAATTTCATCGAAGCCGAGCTGGAAGGCAGCAGCGGCAGCCCGTTTGCCGACGCTTACCAGTCGGAACAGGAGTTTCTGTCCGACCTTTACCTGATTCGCGATTCGCTGATTGGTCATGGCGACACGGGCACGGCTCACGGTGAACTGCAGGACCTGATTCGTCAGGCGGAAACTTTCGGTTTTTACCTGGTTCATCTCGATATCCGCCAGGAGTCCACGCGTCATAGCGAAGCGGTTGCCGAACTGTTCGCGCAGTTCCCGGGGTTGCCGGATTACAGCGCACTGAGCGAAGAGGGGCGTCTCGAAGCGCTCGGGGCGGCGATTTCAGGCGCGCAGGAATACAGGGTGGACAAGAGCAGGCTCAGCGACGCCACCCGCGAGACTTTCGAAGTGCTCGAGGTAATGGCCCGCATGCGCCATGAAATCAGCCCCAGGGCATTTGGCGCCTATGTGATCTCGATGACCCATGCCGCCAGCCATGTCATGGAAGTCATGTTTCTTGCCAGCCTTGCCGGTCTGGCCGGACGCAATGGCAAGGAGTGGTTCTGCAATATCAGTATTTCGCCGCTGTTCGAAACCATTATCGACCTGGAGCATATCGAGCCCGTGATGACGTCGCTGCTCGACAACCCGGTGTATGCCGCGCTGGTCAAATGCTCCGGCAACATGCAGGAAGTCATGCTGGGCTATTCCGATTCGGCCAAGGATGGCGGCATCCTGGCTTCAGTCTGGTCCCTGTACGACGCGCAGACCCGGATTACCGCGCTGGCACAGTCGCGCGGTATTGAATGCCGCCTGTTCCATGGGCGCGGCGGCACGGTGGGGCGCGGCGGCGGCCCGACCCACGAAGCGATTTTGTCGCAGCCGGAAGGCACGGTGCGCGGCCAGATCAAGCTCACCGAACAGGGCGAGGTGCTGTCGTTCAAGTACAGCAACACCGAAACCGCTTCCTATGAGCTCTCCATGGGCATGACCGGCCTGCTTAAAGCCAGCACCAGCCTGGTTCTTGGGCCAGGCCAGGCGAGCCAGGATTTCCTCGATATCATGGACAAGCTGGCGGAAGACGGCGAAGCGGCGTTCCGCGGCCTGACCGACCATACCCCCGGCTTTATCGATTATTTCTACGAAGCCACCCCGCTCACGGAGATCGGCCTGATGAACATCGGTTCGCGGCCTTCCCATCGCAAAAAGGGCGATCGTTCCAAGAGTTCCGTGCGTGCCATTGCCTGGGTCTTTGGCTGGGGCCAGTCGCGCCACACCATGCCGGCCTGGTTCGGCATCGGCACCGCGCTGGAAAACTGGCGCGGCAACGATCCGGAGCGGCTTGCCAAGTTGCAGCGCATGTATGCGGAGTGGCCATTCTTTCGCGCCCTGCTCAGTAATACGCAGATGGCCCTGTTCAAGGCGGACATGAATATCGCCGCGCGCTATGCCGAACTGGCCGAGCGCAAGGAGGAGGCGCTTGCCATCTACCAGACGATCCGCGACGAATACAATCGCACGGTTATTCAGGTGCTGAACATCGCTGGCGCCGAGGTGCTGATCGAGGAGAACCCGGCGCTGGCTTTGTCCCTGGCGCGTCGCAGCCCCTACCTCGATCCGCTCAACCACATCCAGGTCATGCTGCTGAAGCGCACGCGCGACGAATCACTGCCGCAGGGACAGCGCGAGCAGTGGACCAACCCGCTGCTGCGCTCGATCAACGCCATTGCGGGAGGCATGCGCAACACCGGCTGA
- a CDS encoding GntR family transcriptional regulator encodes MKKESATPNFLPLYEQIKRLITRGLSEGEWHPGEAIPSEMELARRYQVSQGTVRKAIDELVADNMLVRRQGKGTFVATLTDEGTNYRFLNLLTLDGEKEYPRSKFIGFQRGKADAQVAKRLDIRPGSALVVLRRVLDFSGKPVVYDDIRLPAALLRGITSAMIEDHVNAHKGTLYSLYETRYQIRIISAQERIRAAAADEVSAPLLNVAIGTPLLCIERVAFSYHKQPVEWRKSYINTENYYYFDELN; translated from the coding sequence ATGAAAAAAGAGTCGGCCACCCCGAATTTTCTCCCGCTTTACGAGCAGATCAAGCGCCTGATCACGCGCGGCCTGTCCGAGGGTGAATGGCATCCGGGCGAGGCGATTCCGAGCGAAATGGAACTGGCGCGGCGCTATCAGGTGAGCCAGGGCACGGTGCGCAAGGCGATCGACGAGCTGGTGGCGGACAACATGCTGGTGCGGCGCCAGGGCAAGGGGACTTTCGTTGCCACCCTGACCGATGAGGGCACCAACTACCGTTTTCTCAATCTGCTGACGCTGGATGGCGAGAAGGAATATCCCAGGAGCAAATTCATCGGATTCCAGCGCGGCAAGGCGGATGCCCAGGTGGCAAAACGCCTCGATATCCGTCCCGGCAGCGCGCTGGTGGTGCTGCGCCGGGTGCTGGATTTCTCCGGCAAGCCCGTGGTCTACGACGATATCCGCCTGCCCGCGGCCCTGCTCAGGGGGATCACGAGCGCCATGATCGAGGACCACGTCAATGCCCACAAAGGAACGCTATATTCGCTGTATGAAACCCGCTACCAGATTCGCATCATCTCCGCCCAGGAGCGCATCCGGGCGGCGGCAGCAGATGAAGTCAGCGCGCCATTGCTGAATGTGGCGATCGGCACGCCCCTGCTGTGTATCGAGCGGGTGGCTTTCAGCTATCACAAGCAGCCGGTGGAATGGCGCAAGAGCTACATCAACACCGAAAATTACTACTATTTTGACGAATTGAACTGA
- a CDS encoding malic enzyme-like NAD(P)-binding protein, which produces MDNLKQRALDYHEFPKPGKLSVESSKPCGTAAELSLAYTPGVAAPVREIHADAENAYRYTNKGNLVAVITDGTAILGLGNLGPLASKPVMEGKAVLFKRFANVDVFDIEVNAPSVESFIETVVNIAPTFGGINLEDIAAPHCFEIERILKERLDIPVFHDDQHGTAIIICAGLLNALELQGKNLAEAKLVCLGAGAAGLAGMRLLIAMGANKENMTLVDSKGVIHGGRTDLNAHKQEFARDTPLRTLDEAMQSADVFIGVSGPNLVTGEMLKRMAAKPIVFAMANPDPEILPKDAHAARDDLIMATGRSDFPNQVNNVLGFPYIFRGALDARAKKITQAMMIAAVKALAELAKESVPQEVLTAYNATSMSFGKDYILPKPFDPRLIERIPPAVATAARAGE; this is translated from the coding sequence ATGGATAACCTGAAACAACGCGCACTGGATTATCACGAATTTCCCAAGCCGGGCAAGCTTTCGGTGGAGTCTTCCAAGCCTTGCGGTACGGCGGCTGAACTGTCGCTGGCCTACACGCCGGGCGTGGCCGCGCCGGTGAGAGAGATCCATGCCGATGCCGAAAACGCTTACCGCTACACCAACAAGGGCAACCTGGTGGCGGTAATCACCGACGGCACGGCGATTCTCGGCCTGGGCAACCTGGGGCCCCTGGCTTCCAAGCCGGTGATGGAAGGCAAGGCGGTGCTGTTCAAGCGCTTTGCCAACGTCGACGTGTTCGACATCGAGGTCAATGCGCCCAGCGTCGAATCCTTCATCGAAACCGTGGTCAATATCGCCCCGACCTTCGGCGGCATCAACCTCGAAGACATCGCCGCGCCGCACTGTTTCGAAATCGAACGCATCCTCAAGGAACGGCTCGACATCCCGGTGTTCCACGACGACCAGCACGGCACCGCGATCATCATCTGCGCCGGTCTGCTCAATGCACTGGAATTGCAGGGAAAGAACCTGGCCGAGGCGAAACTGGTGTGCCTCGGCGCCGGGGCAGCGGGCCTGGCGGGTATGCGCCTCCTCATCGCCATGGGCGCGAACAAGGAAAACATGACCCTGGTGGATTCCAAGGGCGTGATCCACGGCGGCCGCACCGACCTCAACGCGCACAAGCAGGAATTCGCCAGGGACACGCCGCTGCGCACCCTGGACGAGGCCATGCAGTCTGCCGACGTGTTCATCGGCGTGTCCGGCCCCAACCTGGTGACGGGCGAGATGCTCAAGCGCATGGCGGCCAAACCCATCGTCTTCGCCATGGCCAATCCCGACCCCGAAATCCTGCCGAAAGACGCCCACGCCGCGCGCGATGACCTGATCATGGCCACCGGGCGCTCGGACTTCCCCAACCAGGTCAACAACGTGCTGGGCTTCCCCTACATCTTCCGCGGCGCGCTGGACGCAAGAGCCAAAAAGATCACCCAGGCGATGATGATCGCCGCCGTCAAGGCGCTGGCGGAACTGGCCAAGGAATCGGTGCCGCAGGAAGTGCTGACAGCCTATAACGCCACGTCCATGTCCTTCGGCAAGGACTACATCCTGCCCAAGCCCTTCGACCCGCGTTTGATCGAGCGCATCCCGCCTGCTGTCGCTACAGCCGCCAGGGCAGGGGAGTAG
- the sdhC gene encoding succinate dehydrogenase, cytochrome b556 subunit yields MPRSRPVYLNLLKIRLPLPGVVSIMHRASGALLFLLLPLLLYALQLSLASEQGYAEVQAWFRQPLAKLFLIGVIWGYLHHFCMGLRYLALDFDIGVDLPQARFSARLVLAVSMAATVLIGVWLW; encoded by the coding sequence ATGCCCCGCTCACGCCCGGTTTACCTGAATCTGCTCAAAATCAGGTTGCCGCTGCCGGGGGTGGTGTCGATCATGCACCGCGCGAGTGGAGCGCTGCTGTTCTTGCTGTTGCCGCTGCTGCTTTATGCGCTGCAGTTGAGCCTGGCATCGGAACAGGGTTATGCGGAGGTGCAGGCGTGGTTCCGGCAGCCCTTGGCCAAACTATTCCTGATCGGCGTGATCTGGGGCTACCTGCACCATTTCTGCATGGGCCTGCGCTACCTCGCCCTGGATTTCGATATCGGCGTGGACCTGCCGCAGGCGCGCTTCAGCGCCAGGCTGGTACTCGCGGTGAGTATGGCCGCGACAGTCCTGATCGGAGTCTGGCTATGGTAA
- the sdhD gene encoding succinate dehydrogenase, hydrophobic membrane anchor protein gives MVKRIVSGAHYGLKDWLIQRVSAVVMALYTVFLTGFFLTQPLTFASWQGLFHSLPLRLFSLLFLFSVFIHAWVGMRDIFMDYVHPTVIRLALHVAVILALLAYAAWAVQILWSVQ, from the coding sequence ATGGTAAAGCGCATCGTCAGCGGTGCCCATTACGGCCTCAAGGACTGGCTGATCCAGCGCGTCAGCGCCGTGGTGATGGCGCTTTACACGGTGTTCCTGACCGGTTTTTTTCTTACTCAACCGCTGACGTTTGCCTCCTGGCAAGGCCTGTTTCACAGCCTGCCGCTGCGCCTGTTCAGCCTGCTGTTCCTGTTCAGCGTGTTTATCCACGCCTGGGTGGGGATGCGCGATATTTTCATGGACTATGTCCATCCCACCGTGATCCGCCTTGCCCTGCATGTCGCGGTGATCCTCGCGCTGCTGGCTTACGCGGCCTGGGCGGTGCAGATTTTATGGAGCGTGCAATGA
- the sdhA gene encoding succinate dehydrogenase flavoprotein subunit, with protein sequence MSIAKRTFDAVIIGGGGAGLRAALQLAHADLKVAVVSKVFPTRSHTVSAQGGIAASLGNVSEDNWHWHMYDTVKGSDYLGDQDAIEFMCRQANEAVIELEHYGMPFDRLENGKIYQRPFGGMTQDYGGAPAVRTCAVADRTGHAMLHTLYQRNIAARTHFFEEYFALDLVMDSHGYALGVVALGIESGEPIFIEARATILATGGAGRIFSATTNALINTGDGLGMALRAGIPLEDMEFWQFHPTGVHGAGVLITEGVRGEGGYLVNKNGERFMERYAPNAKDLASRDVVSRAMAVEIFEGRGCGKDGDHVLLKLDHLGPEVIQQRLPGIRELALKFAHVDPATDPIPVVPTVHYMMGGIPTNLRGQVVMPTGTGPEEAVPGLYAIGECACVSVHGANRLGSNSLLDLIVFGRAAGNDVIEYCRENPFARAVPEDALGSVMARLARWEKKGDGLTVPELREEMRKTMQLHCGVFRTEEVLQDGVKKMLEIAAKLPDVVLRDHSKVFNTGRIEALELENLMAVALATMTSAAARQESRGAHARDDYPARDDKAWMKHTLYFADGHRLDYKPVRLKPLTVEAFHPKARVY encoded by the coding sequence ATGAGTATCGCCAAGCGCACTTTCGATGCAGTGATCATCGGCGGCGGCGGGGCTGGACTCAGGGCCGCGTTGCAACTTGCCCACGCCGACCTCAAGGTGGCGGTGGTGTCCAAGGTGTTTCCCACCCGCTCCCATACCGTCTCCGCCCAGGGCGGCATCGCCGCCAGCCTCGGCAACGTGAGCGAGGACAACTGGCACTGGCATATGTACGACACGGTCAAGGGTTCGGATTACCTTGGCGATCAGGACGCCATCGAGTTCATGTGCCGCCAGGCCAATGAGGCGGTGATCGAGCTGGAACACTATGGCATGCCCTTCGACCGGCTGGAGAACGGCAAGATCTACCAGCGTCCCTTCGGCGGCATGACCCAGGATTACGGCGGCGCGCCCGCAGTGCGTACCTGCGCGGTGGCCGACCGCACCGGCCACGCCATGCTGCATACCCTCTACCAGCGCAACATCGCGGCCCGCACCCATTTCTTCGAGGAATACTTCGCGCTGGACCTGGTGATGGACAGCCACGGTTACGCGCTCGGCGTGGTGGCGCTGGGGATCGAATCCGGTGAACCGATCTTCATCGAGGCGCGCGCCACCATCCTTGCCACCGGCGGGGCGGGGCGCATTTTCTCCGCCACCACCAACGCCCTGATCAACACCGGCGACGGCCTGGGGATGGCGCTCAGGGCCGGCATCCCGCTGGAGGACATGGAGTTCTGGCAATTCCACCCGACCGGGGTGCACGGGGCCGGGGTATTGATCACCGAGGGCGTGCGCGGCGAGGGCGGCTACCTGGTGAACAAGAACGGCGAGCGCTTCATGGAACGCTACGCGCCCAACGCCAAGGACCTGGCCAGCCGCGACGTGGTGTCGCGCGCCATGGCGGTGGAAATTTTCGAGGGGCGCGGTTGCGGCAAGGACGGCGACCACGTGCTGCTCAAGCTCGACCATCTCGGCCCGGAAGTGATCCAGCAGCGCCTGCCCGGCATCCGCGAACTGGCGCTGAAGTTCGCCCACGTCGATCCCGCCACCGATCCCATCCCGGTGGTGCCCACGGTGCATTACATGATGGGCGGCATTCCCACCAACCTGCGGGGCCAGGTAGTGATGCCGACCGGTACCGGCCCGGAGGAAGCCGTGCCCGGCCTCTACGCCATCGGCGAGTGCGCCTGCGTCTCGGTGCATGGCGCCAACCGCCTGGGTTCCAACTCGCTGCTCGACCTGATCGTGTTCGGCCGCGCCGCCGGCAACGACGTGATCGAGTATTGCCGCGAAAACCCCTTTGCGCGCGCCGTGCCTGAAGACGCTCTGGGTTCCGTCATGGCACGTCTGGCACGCTGGGAGAAAAAGGGCGACGGTCTCACCGTGCCGGAATTGCGCGAGGAAATGCGCAAGACCATGCAGCTCCATTGCGGGGTGTTCCGCACAGAGGAAGTGCTGCAGGACGGGGTGAAAAAGATGCTGGAAATTGCCGCCAAACTGCCCGACGTGGTGTTGCGCGACCACAGCAAGGTATTCAACACCGGGCGCATCGAGGCGCTGGAACTGGAAAATCTTATGGCCGTGGCGCTGGCCACCATGACCTCCGCCGCCGCGCGCCAGGAAAGCCGCGGCGCCCACGCGCGCGACGACTACCCGGCACGCGACGACAAGGCGTGGATGAAGCACACCCTGTATTTCGCCGACGGCCACCGCCTCGACTACAAGCCGGTGCGTCTCAAGCCGCTGACGGTGGAGGCTTTCCACCCCAAGGCCAGGGTTTACTGA
- a CDS encoding succinate dehydrogenase iron-sulfur subunit codes for MRFSIYRYNPETDAKPTMQDYELDIEAEGKMLLDAILLLKEQDESLSVRRSCREGVCGSDGMNINGRNGLACVTPLKGLKQPIELRPLPGLPVIRDLIVDMSQFLKHYRSVKPYLINIDPEPEIERLQSPQDRAQLDGLYECILCACCSTSCPSFWWNPDKFVGPAGLLQAYRFIADSRDQATNERLDDLEDPYRLFRCHSIMNCVEVCPKGLNPTRAIGKIKELLVKRTV; via the coding sequence ATGCGTTTCTCGATCTACCGCTACAACCCCGAAACCGACGCCAAGCCCACCATGCAGGACTACGAGCTGGACATCGAGGCGGAGGGGAAGATGCTGCTCGACGCCATCCTGCTGCTCAAGGAACAGGACGAATCCCTGAGCGTGCGCCGCTCCTGCCGCGAGGGGGTGTGCGGCTCGGACGGCATGAACATCAACGGCAGGAACGGCCTGGCCTGCGTCACGCCGCTCAAGGGTCTGAAGCAGCCGATCGAGTTGCGGCCGCTGCCGGGGCTGCCGGTGATTCGCGATCTGATCGTCGACATGAGCCAGTTTCTCAAGCATTACCGCTCGGTCAAGCCCTACCTCATCAACATCGATCCCGAGCCCGAGATCGAACGCCTGCAAAGCCCGCAGGACCGGGCGCAGCTGGATGGGCTGTACGAGTGCATCCTGTGCGCCTGCTGCTCCACCTCCTGCCCCTCGTTCTGGTGGAACCCGGACAAGTTCGTCGGCCCGGCGGGGCTGCTGCAGGCCTACCGCTTCATCGCCGACAGCCGCGACCAGGCCACCAACGAGCGCCTGGACGACCTGGAAGACCCCTACCGCCTGTTCCGCTGCCACAGCATCATGAACTGCGTCGAAGTGTGCCCAAAGGGACTCAATCCCACGCGCGCGATCGGCAAGATCAAGGAACTGCTGGTGAAGCGCACGGTTTGA
- a CDS encoding zinc ribbon domain-containing protein YjdM, protein MNNLPKCPKCNSEYTYEDGSMYICPECAHEWSADAPTESAEEKRVVKDAFGTVLNDGDSVTVIKDLKIKGSSSVVKGGTKVKNIRLVEGDHDIDCKIDGVGAMSLKSEFVKKA, encoded by the coding sequence ATGAACAATTTACCCAAGTGCCCCAAATGCAATTCCGAATACACCTACGAAGACGGCAGCATGTATATCTGCCCGGAGTGCGCGCATGAGTGGAGCGCGGACGCGCCCACGGAAAGCGCGGAGGAAAAGCGCGTGGTGAAGGATGCCTTCGGTACGGTGCTGAACGACGGTGATAGCGTGACGGTGATCAAGGACCTGAAAATCAAGGGCTCCTCGTCAGTGGTGAAGGGCGGCACCAAGGTGAAGAACATCCGCCTGGTCGAGGGTGACCACGACATCGACTGCAAGATCGACGGCGTCGGCGCGATGTCGCTGAAATCCGAATTCGTGAAGAAAGCCTGA
- a CDS encoding succinate dehydrogenase assembly factor 2 yields MRREEEKPVAEGVLSPHASPLTPHPPGRLRWRCRRGMLELDLVLERFLGENYAQLTARQQQEFEALLELEDHELWQRVRGEAATASVVERMLRLVKSSHGDSPSPSPLGRGQG; encoded by the coding sequence GTGAGGCGTGAGGAGGAAAAGCCGGTAGCGGAGGGGGTTTTGTCGCCTCACGCTTCACCCCTCACCCCTCACCCCCCAGGCCGCCTGCGCTGGCGTTGCCGGCGCGGCATGCTGGAACTTGATCTGGTGCTGGAGCGCTTTCTGGGCGAGAATTACGCTCAATTGACGGCGCGGCAGCAGCAGGAGTTCGAAGCCCTGCTGGAACTGGAAGACCACGAGCTGTGGCAGCGGGTGCGGGGCGAGGCGGCCACGGCATCCGTGGTGGAGCGGATGCTGCGCCTGGTGAAATCATCGCATGGCGATTCTCCGTCCCCCTCTCCTCTCGGGAGAGGGCAGGGGTGA
- the gltA gene encoding citrate synthase gives MAEQRKAYLDLGDGSKPIELPVYSGTVGPDVLDIRALAKHGVFTYDPGFMSTASCNSGITYIDGDAGLLLYRGYPIEQLAEHADFIEVCHLLYYGELPDAEQKASFDNIIRTHSMVHDQINNFFRGFRRDAHPMAVMVGVVGALSAFYQDSANVTDPKHREISAHRLIAKVPTIAAMSYKYNMGQPFAYPRNHLSYAANFLHMMFSTPCEEYVPNPVLVKALDRILILHADHEQNASTSTVRLAGSSGANPFACVAAGIASLWGPAHGGANEAVLKMLEEIGDVSNIPQFIARAKDKSNPFRLMGFGHRVYKNFDPRARLMRQTCHEVLNELGIYDDRLFKIALELERIALEDEYFIAKKLYPNVDFYSGIILRAMNVPTNMFTAIFAIARTIGWISQWDEMITDPEQKIGRPRQLYRGEARRDLVPIGKR, from the coding sequence ATGGCAGAGCAGCGCAAGGCTTATCTCGATCTGGGCGATGGTAGTAAGCCGATTGAATTGCCGGTCTATTCCGGCACCGTGGGTCCGGACGTGCTGGATATCCGCGCCCTGGCCAAGCATGGCGTGTTTACCTATGACCCCGGCTTCATGTCGACGGCAAGCTGCAATTCCGGCATCACCTACATCGATGGCGATGCGGGCTTGCTGCTGTACCGCGGCTACCCGATCGAGCAGCTGGCCGAGCATGCCGATTTCATCGAGGTCTGCCACCTGCTGTACTACGGTGAGCTGCCGGATGCCGAACAGAAGGCCTCGTTCGACAACATCATCCGCACCCACAGCATGGTGCATGACCAGATCAACAATTTTTTCCGCGGCTTCCGCCGCGACGCTCATCCCATGGCGGTGATGGTGGGCGTGGTGGGCGCGCTGTCGGCGTTTTACCAGGATTCAGCCAATGTGACCGACCCGAAACACCGCGAGATTTCCGCCCATCGCCTGATCGCCAAGGTGCCGACCATCGCGGCCATGAGCTACAAGTACAACATGGGCCAGCCGTTCGCCTACCCCCGAAACCACCTGTCCTACGCGGCGAATTTCCTGCACATGATGTTCTCCACGCCGTGCGAGGAATATGTGCCCAACCCGGTGCTGGTGAAGGCGCTGGACCGCATCCTGATCCTGCACGCCGACCACGAGCAGAACGCTTCCACCTCCACCGTGCGCCTGGCGGGCTCAAGCGGGGCCAACCCCTTCGCTTGCGTGGCGGCGGGCATCGCCTCGCTGTGGGGGCCGGCGCATGGCGGGGCCAACGAGGCCGTGCTCAAGATGCTGGAAGAAATCGGGGACGTGTCCAACATCCCCCAGTTCATCGCGCGCGCCAAGGACAAGAGCAATCCCTTCCGACTCATGGGCTTCGGCCATCGCGTCTACAAGAATTTCGACCCGCGCGCCCGGCTCATGCGCCAGACCTGCCACGAAGTGCTCAACGAACTGGGCATCTACGACGACCGCCTGTTCAAGATCGCGCTGGAACTGGAACGCATCGCGCTGGAAGACGAATATTTCATTGCGAAGAAGCTCTACCCCAACGTGGACTTCTATTCCGGCATCATCCTGCGCGCCATGAACGTCCCGACCAACATGTTCACCGCGATTTTCGCCATCGCGCGCACCATCGGCTGGATTTCGCAGTGGGACGAGATGATCACCGACCCCGAACAGAAAATCGGCCGCCCGCGCCAGCTTTATCGCGGCGAAGCACGGCGCGATCTGGTGCCGATCGGCAAAAGGTGA